In Oncorhynchus kisutch isolate 150728-3 linkage group LG5, Okis_V2, whole genome shotgun sequence, a genomic segment contains:
- the mkrn2os.2 gene encoding MKRN2 opposite strand protein, translating to MEEKSVIKFSHCQKDIFCFFIPEKCPECGVSFSSGRLEEAPIRIPNPFSNGHKTPCCFLVAPAEENNLREFDGGSDLHTGITDTNGVVFNYTKPGVRQDQRGWEMCISIPLIQPDMFNLLNQWDQYLNKFSDAEMWDPAYKRFNKETHNCYNYTLMFLNRVLATQGKGSLTKDQFTQSFVLPKIKRACKYTTMCREISQNYFYIADSPVRVMEEERGGEKA from the exons ATGGAGGAAAAGAGTGTGATTAAGTTCAGCCACTGTCAGAAGGACATCTTCTGTTTCTTCATTCCAGAGAAATGTCCAGAGTGTGGAGTGAGCTTCAGCAGTGGCAGGCTGGAGGAGGCTCCTATCCGTATCCCCAACCCTTTTTCTAACGGACACAAGACCCCATGCTGCTTCCTGGTCGCACCTGCTGAGGAAAACAACCTCAG GGAGTTTGATGGCGGCTCAGACCTACACACTGGGATCACAGACACTAATG GAGTGGTGTTCAACTACACTAAGCCAGGGGTCCGGCAGGACCAGCGAGGCTGGGAGATGTGTATCAGTATTCCCCTGATCCAACCAGACATGTTTAACCTTCTCAACCAGTGGGACCAATACCTCAACAAGTTCTCAGATGCCGAGATGTGGGACCCAGCATACAAAAG GTTTAATAAGGAGACGCACAACTGCTACAACtacactctgatgtttctaaaCCGTGTGCTAGCAACACAGGGGAAAGGCTCTCTGACCAAAGACCAGTTCACTCAGAGCTTTGTCCTGCCCAAGATCAAGAGAGCCTGTAAATACACCACAATGTGCAGGGAGATATCACAGAACTACTTCTATATAGCGGACAGTCCTGTTAGAGTGatggaggaagaaagaggaggagagaaggcttGA